GGCGCACCGGACGCTGCCGCGGGTGCGTCTCGGCGGACGTCATGGGCTGGCACTCCTCGCAGACCGGGACCGGCGGCACCCACCGGCGCGCCGACGCTACCGCCACGCGGCGTTGCGGGCAGGCAGGCGGCGCTGCGTGGCAGGCGGGGCGGTAGCGTCACGTCATGGCGAGTGGCGTGCGTGTGGTCTGGGAGCCGGCGTTCGCCCGGTACGACTTCGGTCCGACGCACCCGATGGCCCCGGTGCGACTCGAGCTCACAGCACGGCTCTGTGAGGCTCTCGGTCTCTTCGACGTCCCCGGCGTGCGAGTCGCGGGGGCGGACGCCGCACCCGACGAGCTGCTCCGAACGGTGCACGAGGCGACGTACGTCGAGGCTGTGCGCGCGGTGTCCCAGGACCCCACTCTCGTGGACCTCGACCACGGCATCGGCACCGACGACGATCCGGGGTTCGCGGGGATGCACGAGGCGAGCGCCCGGGTGGTCAGCGGCACCGTCGAGTGCGTCGAGGAGGTGTGGTCCGGTGAGGTGCTCCACGCCGTGAACTTCTCCGGCGGCCTGCACCACGCGATGCCCGACCGGGCAAGCGGGTTCTGCGTCTACAACGACGTCGCCGTGGGGATCCGGCGGCTGCTGGAGGCCGGGGCCCGCAAGGTCGCCTACGTCGACGTCGACGTCCACCACGGGGACGGCACGCAGGCGGTGTTCTGGGACGACCCCCGGGTGCTCACCGTGTCGGTGCACGAGACGGGGCGGATGCTGTTCCCCGGTACCGGCTTCCCCGACGAGATCGGAGGGTCCGGCGCCGAGGGGTCGGCGGTCAACGTCGCGCTGCCGCCCGGCACCGGGGACGGCGGGTGGTTGCGGGCCGTGCACGCCGTCGTCCACCCGGTGGTGCGCGCCTTCGGACCCGACGTGCTCGTCACCCAGCACGGTTGTGACACGCACTTCCTCGACCCGCTGGCACACCTGGCGGTCTCCCTGGACGCC
This DNA window, taken from Kineosporiaceae bacterium SCSIO 59966, encodes the following:
- a CDS encoding acetoin utilization protein AcuC, which gives rise to MASGVRVVWEPAFARYDFGPTHPMAPVRLELTARLCEALGLFDVPGVRVAGADAAPDELLRTVHEATYVEAVRAVSQDPTLVDLDHGIGTDDDPGFAGMHEASARVVSGTVECVEEVWSGEVLHAVNFSGGLHHAMPDRASGFCVYNDVAVGIRRLLEAGARKVAYVDVDVHHGDGTQAVFWDDPRVLTVSVHETGRMLFPGTGFPDEIGGSGAEGSAVNVALPPGTGDGGWLRAVHAVVHPVVRAFGPDVLVTQHGCDTHFLDPLAHLAVSLDAQRVAAESLHRLAHEVCDGRWVATGGGGYELVDVVPRAWSHLVGIAAHAPVDPATPVPQEWLDYVRVRLERQGPLRMTDGRDPWWRGWEIGYDPEDAVDRAVMATRKAVFPLHGLDPWFD